A part of Maridesulfovibrio hydrothermalis AM13 = DSM 14728 genomic DNA contains:
- a CDS encoding cyclase family protein — MKVIDLSHIMTEGMPVYPGTKKPDIKAINTHEKNGFCEHQLIISSHTGTHIDAPAHMIKGGATLDKMDVGIFCGSGIVIDLTDKDASDRDITIDSLAAYEENICANDFILLNTGWYKHWGTQKYFSNYPALTTEAARWLADFDLKGIGVDVISIDPSGTKGFPAHKILLEKNILIIENLTDLHRITASEIFFSCLPIKFLDADGSPVRAVAMYPCDT; from the coding sequence ATGAAAGTAATAGACCTCTCACATATCATGACAGAAGGCATGCCCGTCTATCCCGGCACTAAGAAACCGGATATAAAAGCAATCAACACTCACGAAAAAAATGGCTTCTGTGAACATCAGTTGATAATTTCATCACATACCGGAACCCACATTGATGCACCGGCCCATATGATCAAAGGTGGTGCCACTCTTGATAAAATGGATGTGGGCATTTTTTGCGGAAGTGGTATTGTCATCGACTTAACAGATAAAGACGCTTCAGACCGTGATATCACCATCGATTCTCTGGCCGCATATGAAGAAAATATCTGCGCAAATGATTTCATACTTTTAAATACCGGATGGTATAAGCACTGGGGAACTCAAAAATACTTTAGCAACTACCCAGCCCTTACAACCGAAGCCGCACGCTGGCTTGCTGATTTCGATCTGAAAGGAATCGGGGTGGATGTCATTTCCATTGATCCATCGGGAACGAAAGGTTTTCCTGCACATAAGATTCTTTTAGAAAAGAACATTCTTATCATTGAAAACTTAACAGATCTTCACCGGATAACCGCCAGTGAAATATTTTTCTCATGCCTCCCCATTAAATTCTTAGATGCCGACGGCTCTCCGGTCAGGGCAGTTGCAATGTATCCATGTGATACATAA
- a CDS encoding Maf family protein, producing MKIYKTLKPLILGSGSPRRNDLLKSAGLEFEIHPATCDEPAAVPGLDPESYAIEMALLKAENVAAAYPDRFIIGSDTIVVRDNDILGKPSSHEDAFITLKSLCGRKHKVISGCAFISPDGIKTSYTVSTDVEFIDFNEGVIRAYAATGEPDDKAGAYAIQGQGAFLVKSINGSYTNVVGLPLSRVIETLVEMGVAAPPKARSQGDKLNESNRPLTYHDRRHARLSRH from the coding sequence ATGAAAATATACAAAACACTGAAACCGCTCATCCTCGGTTCTGGCTCCCCCCGCCGAAACGACCTGCTTAAATCCGCAGGACTTGAGTTTGAAATCCATCCCGCGACATGTGACGAACCGGCGGCGGTTCCCGGTTTGGATCCTGAAAGCTACGCAATTGAAATGGCCCTGCTCAAAGCAGAAAATGTTGCAGCAGCCTACCCTGACAGATTTATTATCGGATCAGATACAATCGTCGTTCGAGACAATGATATTTTAGGTAAGCCGTCAAGCCATGAGGATGCATTTATAACACTAAAAAGTCTGTGCGGACGAAAGCATAAAGTAATCAGCGGCTGCGCATTCATTTCTCCTGACGGGATAAAAACAAGTTACACAGTATCAACGGACGTTGAATTTATAGATTTCAACGAAGGGGTGATAAGAGCATACGCCGCCACAGGAGAACCGGACGACAAAGCCGGAGCTTACGCAATTCAAGGTCAAGGAGCATTTCTGGTAAAAAGCATAAACGGATCATATACAAATGTTGTAGGACTGCCCCTGTCGCGTGTAATTGAAACTCTGGTCGAGATGGGAGTAGCAGCTCCGCCGAAAGCCAGATCGCAAGGAGATAAGCTAAATGAAAGTAATAGACCTCTCACATATCATGACAGAAGGCATGCCCGTCTATCCCGGCACTAA
- a CDS encoding MBL fold metallo-hydrolase, giving the protein MKVCIWGARGSLPATFNAERSRAKVKAALEIAVAKGVDSATDLDSFIDNELPFPVRASYGTNTPCIQLDIEGDEYIICDCGTGLRDLGNKIMEERQGRTGAHFHIFISHLHWDHLQGFPFFVPAYIPGNRISFYGGHPGLEKAFRNQQSDPGFPVHFDHLGSDIDFIKLKTGQELTVASVKVTVKAQYHPGGSYGYRFEKDGKIAVYSTDCEHKSATALTDKGFADFFRDADLLIMDAQYSFAEANSIKEDWGHSNNIIAVELSGMAGVKTLCLFHQEPVLDDFQLQKFLDNTIEFAGLVERKPEKIIMAQDGLCIDL; this is encoded by the coding sequence ATGAAGGTTTGTATCTGGGGCGCGCGCGGTTCGCTGCCTGCCACATTTAATGCAGAAAGGTCCAGAGCTAAAGTCAAAGCCGCCTTAGAAATTGCAGTGGCAAAAGGCGTTGATTCCGCGACAGATCTTGACTCCTTTATAGATAATGAACTGCCTTTTCCTGTGAGAGCATCCTACGGAACTAATACACCCTGCATTCAGCTTGATATTGAGGGAGATGAATATATCATCTGCGATTGCGGAACCGGCCTGCGCGATCTTGGCAATAAAATTATGGAAGAGCGGCAAGGACGAACCGGTGCTCATTTTCATATTTTTATCTCGCACCTGCATTGGGATCACCTTCAGGGTTTTCCCTTTTTTGTTCCTGCTTATATTCCGGGTAACCGTATTTCTTTTTACGGGGGACACCCCGGTCTTGAAAAAGCATTTCGTAACCAGCAGAGTGATCCCGGATTTCCAGTTCACTTTGATCATCTCGGTTCGGATATTGATTTTATCAAACTTAAAACCGGGCAGGAGCTTACTGTAGCCAGCGTAAAAGTTACGGTTAAAGCACAGTATCATCCGGGCGGGTCATATGGTTACCGCTTTGAAAAGGATGGCAAGATTGCTGTCTATTCTACCGATTGTGAACATAAAAGCGCGACGGCTTTAACTGATAAAGGTTTTGCCGATTTTTTCAGGGACGCGGATCTTTTGATTATGGATGCTCAGTATTCATTTGCAGAAGCTAACTCCATTAAAGAAGACTGGGGCCATTCTAATAATATCATCGCGGTGGAACTTTCCGGTATGGCCGGGGTTAAGACTTTATGTTTATTCCATCAGGAGCCTGTTCTTGACGATTTTCAGTTGCAGAAATTTCTGGATAATACAATAGAGTTTGCCGGTCTTGTAGAGCGGAAGCCGGAAAAGATTATTATGGCTCAGGATGGACTTTGTATTGATTTGTAA
- a CDS encoding phosphatidylglycerophosphatase A family protein, with the protein MPMKKIRINLTQIATLGPVGFLPKAPGTWGSAAAVITAPFLFFPLPLPVKLIVLGLLFYFGAKACTAAENDLGIKDPGCVVIDEVLGQWLVFLPFSAVVGWQVIAGFILFRIFDIYKPWPVKASEKWLKSGWGVMIDDVFAGLYAMLGVWLLRYIT; encoded by the coding sequence ATGCCCATGAAAAAGATCAGAATAAACCTTACCCAAATTGCAACACTCGGCCCTGTCGGCTTCCTTCCCAAGGCCCCCGGGACATGGGGATCTGCAGCAGCCGTTATAACCGCTCCGTTTCTTTTTTTTCCACTACCGCTTCCTGTCAAACTGATAGTCCTTGGCCTCCTTTTCTACTTCGGAGCCAAGGCATGCACTGCTGCTGAAAACGATCTTGGAATAAAAGATCCGGGCTGTGTAGTAATTGATGAAGTCTTAGGACAGTGGCTTGTATTCCTGCCATTTTCAGCCGTGGTCGGCTGGCAGGTCATAGCAGGATTCATCCTTTTCAGAATTTTCGACATATACAAACCGTGGCCAGTAAAAGCCTCGGAAAAATGGCTTAAGTCAGGATGGGGAGTGATGATTGATGACGTCTTTGCTGGTCTCTATGCCATGCTGGGTGTCTGGTTACTGCGCTATATTACGTAA
- a CDS encoding dihydrolipoyl dehydrogenase family protein, translating to MSKYDYDLGVIGGGAAGLTVSSGASQLGVKVLLVEKEDRLGGDCLHYGCVPSKTLIRTARVRHLMQRAQDFGLPAVDLSPVDYSQVAKRIAEVIAAIQVHDSVERFNSLGVDVQFGDCSFSDKHTIILNGKKISARAWVIATGSSPFAPPVKGLDEVSYLTNMDVFSLESLPSSMIVLGGGPIAVEMAQAFQRLGCAVTVIQRSNQILSKEDADMARVVMEGMEDNGVKFILSSKIEEVRNAEGGVEVDLEVSGERQTVCGSRLLVAMGRKSNIEGLGLDNIGVTLNRGSIEVDARMRTSVADIYAAGDVIGKYRFTHAAGYEGGIVVSNAVFRFPRKADYTWLPWCTYTDPELAGVGMNEKAATAEGIEYSTVVEEFSTSDRALAEGEIRGRIKLLLNKKGKPLGCQIVAVHAGELLSEWVAAVNGKVGLATLAGAIHPYPTLSEMNKKVAGKLIGEKIFSDKVRKILRLLFSYRG from the coding sequence ATGTCTAAGTATGATTATGATCTGGGTGTGATAGGCGGCGGCGCAGCTGGTTTAACGGTTTCTTCCGGAGCATCACAACTTGGCGTAAAAGTTTTGCTGGTAGAAAAGGAAGACCGTCTCGGCGGAGATTGCCTGCATTACGGATGTGTGCCCAGCAAGACTCTGATCAGAACCGCGCGGGTGAGGCATCTTATGCAGCGGGCGCAGGATTTCGGCCTCCCTGCTGTTGACCTGTCACCTGTGGATTATTCGCAGGTAGCCAAGCGTATTGCGGAAGTAATCGCGGCCATTCAGGTGCATGATTCTGTAGAGCGGTTTAACTCTCTGGGAGTTGATGTACAATTTGGAGACTGCTCTTTTTCAGATAAACACACCATTATTCTTAACGGAAAAAAAATTTCCGCCCGTGCATGGGTAATTGCTACAGGTTCCTCGCCTTTTGCTCCGCCTGTTAAAGGTTTGGATGAAGTTTCATATTTGACCAATATGGATGTTTTTTCATTAGAGAGTCTTCCCTCATCTATGATTGTTTTAGGCGGCGGGCCTATTGCCGTTGAAATGGCACAAGCCTTTCAGCGTCTTGGTTGCGCAGTGACAGTCATTCAACGCAGTAACCAGATTTTAAGCAAAGAAGATGCGGATATGGCCCGTGTTGTCATGGAAGGCATGGAGGATAACGGTGTAAAATTTATCCTCAGCTCAAAAATAGAAGAAGTCCGAAATGCGGAAGGTGGAGTCGAAGTGGATCTCGAAGTTTCCGGTGAACGCCAGACTGTGTGCGGAAGCAGACTTTTGGTTGCTATGGGGCGCAAGTCCAATATCGAAGGACTCGGCCTTGATAATATCGGGGTTACTCTTAACCGTGGTTCTATCGAAGTTGATGCACGTATGAGGACCAGCGTTGCTGATATTTATGCTGCCGGTGATGTTATTGGAAAATACCGCTTCACTCACGCCGCAGGGTATGAGGGTGGTATTGTTGTTTCTAATGCTGTATTTCGTTTTCCGCGTAAGGCTGATTATACTTGGCTTCCCTGGTGTACCTACACTGATCCGGAACTTGCCGGTGTAGGCATGAATGAAAAGGCTGCGACAGCCGAAGGCATTGAATACAGCACGGTGGTGGAGGAGTTTTCAACCAGTGACCGTGCGCTTGCGGAAGGTGAAATCAGAGGGCGTATTAAACTTCTACTTAATAAAAAAGGAAAACCTCTTGGCTGCCAGATAGTTGCAGTTCACGCCGGGGAACTGCTCAGCGAATGGGTTGCAGCGGTGAACGGAAAGGTTGGTCTGGCCACACTGGCCGGAGCAATTCATCCTTACCCGACTCTTTCTGAGATGAATAAAAAAGTTGCAGGGAAATTAATCGGAGAAAAAATATTTTCTGACAAAGTCCGTAAAATTTTGAGGCTGCTCTTTTCATATCGGGGTTAA
- a CDS encoding motility protein A produces the protein MNKKNLAGVLVASSIFIASFWFSGGIALYWNAAALAIVASGLAVAIMLSYPVEQLSAAFKVVRTTYSTRLTTHEEIVDTLLDLSVRSRMDGMLSLEKAGEKTTISFLRNALMLLVDNFEEDEIKDCLKTEMSFFNMRRNESERVFQSMARYAPAFGVAGSVIGLIGLLMGIDNPAVILKHIPVAFISTLYGVILSNMIFGPIAETVRCRTRNELINQKMIMDGVVAIKNEQNPFKLERKLVAFLCPDDRESKTEALRNITRKYIKMRKEEKRSKDKILHEVPLVKAKAS, from the coding sequence ATGAATAAGAAAAATTTAGCAGGTGTTTTAGTTGCATCGTCAATTTTTATTGCCAGTTTCTGGTTCAGCGGCGGCATCGCCCTTTACTGGAACGCGGCGGCACTGGCTATTGTGGCCTCCGGTCTGGCTGTAGCCATAATGCTCAGTTATCCTGTAGAACAGCTCAGTGCAGCCTTTAAGGTGGTCCGCACGACTTACTCTACCCGTCTTACAACTCATGAAGAAATTGTTGATACTTTGCTGGATCTTAGTGTCCGTTCAAGGATGGATGGTATGCTTTCACTTGAAAAAGCAGGTGAAAAAACAACAATATCTTTTCTCAGAAATGCACTTATGCTTCTGGTTGATAACTTTGAGGAAGACGAAATTAAAGACTGCCTGAAAACTGAAATGTCTTTCTTCAATATGCGGCGCAACGAGTCTGAAAGAGTTTTTCAATCTATGGCCCGTTATGCTCCTGCCTTTGGAGTAGCCGGTTCTGTTATCGGATTGATCGGACTGCTTATGGGGATTGATAACCCCGCGGTAATTTTGAAGCATATTCCGGTAGCATTTATTTCAACTCTTTACGGTGTGATTTTAAGTAACATGATATTTGGCCCTATTGCCGAAACGGTCCGGTGCAGGACCAGAAATGAACTTATTAATCAAAAGATGATCATGGACGGTGTTGTAGCCATTAAAAATGAGCAGAATCCCTTTAAGCTGGAAAGAAAGCTGGTAGCATTTCTTTGTCCTGATGACAGAGAAAGCAAGACCGAAGCTCTGAGGAATATTACCCGTAAGTATATCAAGATGCGCAAAGAGGAGAAGCGGTCCAAGGATAAAATCCTGCACGAAGTTCCTCTGGTCAAGGCTAAGGCTTCTTAG
- a CDS encoding sensor domain-containing protein: MNPTTEKSGKYSASEVDAEVKDIRTRFFDSVSHLAIIKDPSLRYVCVNEPFLKVLGLDSPSDIIGKNNSEILKGLTTEEHINQLLIADHKASNLPTGKHVEAEIVINTPEKDCTFSSKKFPIRDDSGNLLGIGILTCDVSEKKTKEKKFARDHKKLTRKIETQADTLRAANKNLQFMEHVFQNTLDGIIITDNKGQALQINPAFTEITGYTLDEIRGKNPRILKSDYHDENFYKEMWNTLAENGTWEGELWNRHKSGEIYPQRLSISAIHNSEGIVTHYVGVNNDISELKRKEEKIHFYAYHDVLTNLPNRKLFSDRLRLELEKAGREGYQVALLYMDIDDFKKVNDSLGYTIGDELLKQISKRIKTLLDDSDIFARLGSDEFAVAQVDIRNINNVITLAQKINGLTIKPFMIEGHEIFINSSMGISIFPDDTDCPEQLILHADTAMHQIKGTHLEHFRFYTSQMKIEAQHKIDMESAIRKGLMKGEFIPFYQAKVSCKTGGVVGMEALARWVKADGKIISPVDFIPLAEELNLIHEIDTRIITSAVRDMAEWEKAGHNELVVSANISATELEDPAFVDTIFSILEDNNVAKEKFELEVTESLIMKDVEKNAQILEKLCTSGINCSIDDFGTGYSSLSYLKKLPIKTLKIDRSFVNDIMTDHNDLAIVCAIISMARRMGLKVVAEGVEDADQVELLKKEGCDIIQGYYYSKPLSKKDFLDFINLKRDRAPMRN; this comes from the coding sequence ATGAATCCTACTACTGAAAAATCCGGAAAATACTCTGCAAGCGAAGTTGATGCTGAAGTTAAAGATATACGGACCCGCTTCTTTGACAGCGTCAGCCATCTGGCAATCATTAAAGATCCCTCTTTACGGTATGTGTGCGTTAACGAGCCTTTCTTAAAAGTACTGGGACTGGACAGTCCGTCTGACATTATCGGTAAAAATAATTCCGAAATTCTTAAAGGTTTGACTACTGAGGAGCATATTAATCAATTACTGATAGCCGACCACAAAGCAAGCAATCTGCCTACAGGGAAACACGTTGAAGCGGAAATCGTTATAAATACCCCTGAAAAAGACTGCACGTTTTCATCAAAAAAATTTCCCATCAGGGATGACTCCGGTAACTTGCTGGGCATAGGAATACTCACCTGTGACGTTTCAGAGAAAAAAACAAAAGAAAAAAAGTTTGCTCGTGATCATAAAAAACTGACTAGAAAAATCGAGACTCAAGCTGATACACTGCGTGCTGCAAACAAAAATCTTCAATTCATGGAACATGTTTTCCAGAACACTCTTGATGGAATCATTATTACCGATAATAAAGGTCAGGCCCTGCAAATCAATCCTGCTTTTACCGAGATCACAGGTTATACACTTGATGAAATCAGGGGGAAAAATCCCAGAATTCTGAAATCTGATTACCATGACGAAAATTTCTACAAAGAAATGTGGAACACCCTTGCAGAAAACGGAACATGGGAAGGAGAACTCTGGAACAGACATAAAAGCGGTGAAATTTATCCGCAACGACTCAGCATCAGCGCCATTCACAACTCAGAAGGGATTGTAACTCACTATGTAGGCGTCAATAACGACATCAGTGAACTTAAACGCAAAGAAGAGAAAATACACTTCTATGCCTACCACGATGTGTTAACCAACCTGCCTAACCGTAAACTTTTCTCCGACAGGCTAAGACTGGAACTCGAAAAAGCAGGGCGCGAAGGTTATCAGGTTGCGCTTTTATACATGGATATTGATGACTTTAAGAAGGTCAACGATTCCCTTGGCTATACTATCGGTGACGAACTTCTAAAACAGATAAGCAAGAGAATTAAAACTTTACTTGACGACTCAGATATCTTTGCCCGCCTAGGGAGTGACGAATTCGCAGTTGCGCAGGTGGACATCCGAAACATAAACAACGTCATAACTCTTGCTCAAAAAATAAATGGACTGACAATTAAACCATTTATGATAGAAGGACATGAGATTTTTATTAATTCCAGTATGGGAATTTCAATATTTCCTGATGATACCGATTGCCCTGAGCAACTCATTTTACACGCTGATACAGCTATGCATCAGATTAAAGGAACTCATCTGGAACACTTCAGATTCTACACCTCCCAGATGAAAATTGAGGCCCAGCATAAAATAGATATGGAATCAGCCATCCGCAAAGGTCTTATGAAAGGCGAATTTATCCCCTTCTATCAAGCAAAGGTAAGTTGCAAAACAGGCGGTGTTGTCGGTATGGAAGCTCTTGCCCGCTGGGTTAAAGCTGATGGTAAGATTATTTCCCCCGTGGATTTCATTCCCCTTGCCGAAGAGTTGAACCTCATCCACGAAATTGACACACGCATCATAACCAGTGCTGTCAGAGATATGGCAGAATGGGAAAAAGCAGGACACAATGAGCTTGTTGTATCGGCAAATATTTCAGCCACGGAACTTGAGGACCCAGCATTCGTGGACACCATTTTCAGTATTCTGGAAGACAATAATGTTGCAAAAGAAAAATTTGAGCTGGAAGTCACCGAATCTCTCATTATGAAAGATGTGGAGAAAAACGCTCAAATCCTTGAAAAGCTGTGCACTTCCGGAATTAACTGTTCTATCGACGATTTCGGAACAGGCTACTCTTCGCTGAGCTACTTGAAAAAACTCCCCATAAAGACCCTTAAAATTGACCGCTCTTTTGTCAATGACATCATGACGGATCACAACGATCTTGCCATCGTCTGCGCCATTATCAGCATGGCCAGACGTATGGGCCTGAAAGTTGTGGCCGAAGGGGTAGAGGATGCAGATCAGGTTGAACTGCTGAAAAAAGAAGGATGTGACATTATTCAGGGATATTATTACAGCAAACCTCTCTCAAAAAAAGATTTCCTCGATTTTATCAACTTGAAAAGGGACCGCGCGCCCATGCGGAATTAA
- a CDS encoding OmpA/MotB family protein: MKFDDLKCELDIMDFDSNDSGSSGMNGWSVPWADLMMVMFVLFVVLFIYSQSKENIKIIFEGNARTQVSNNPAEDLIEILSFHREAMGSSSSIVMAPQDVLYRSGDGAVSMKEEGGELKIVMRGDAFFNPGSSLFSSKTRQYLAEVAEVLKTSQHAIHIIGHTDKADSSVAGQKTAFELSARRAARVAGYFINEKSIDPVRIIVSGRGGTAPELPDDMGKVAGNNRRVEIIVINTDINAN; this comes from the coding sequence ATGAAATTTGACGATTTGAAATGTGAACTCGACATTATGGATTTTGATTCCAATGATTCCGGCAGCTCTGGTATGAACGGCTGGTCCGTGCCCTGGGCGGATCTGATGATGGTTATGTTCGTATTATTTGTGGTGCTGTTTATCTACAGTCAGTCCAAGGAAAATATAAAAATAATTTTCGAGGGTAATGCCCGGACGCAGGTTTCAAATAATCCCGCAGAGGATCTTATTGAAATACTTTCGTTTCATAGAGAAGCTATGGGCAGCAGCTCCAGTATTGTAATGGCTCCGCAAGATGTGCTTTACCGTAGCGGAGACGGAGCCGTCAGTATGAAGGAAGAGGGTGGTGAACTTAAAATTGTCATGCGGGGAGATGCTTTTTTCAATCCGGGCAGCAGCCTTTTTTCGAGCAAAACCCGTCAATATCTTGCCGAAGTGGCTGAGGTGCTCAAAACCAGCCAGCACGCCATTCATATAATAGGCCATACTGATAAAGCAGATAGCTCTGTAGCAGGGCAGAAAACAGCCTTTGAGCTTTCTGCCCGTCGCGCAGCCCGTGTGGCCGGATATTTTATCAATGAAAAATCAATTGACCCCGTCCGTATAATTGTCAGTGGCCGCGGCGGCACTGCTCCGGAACTGCCTGACGATATGGGGAAGGTTGCCGGTAACAACCGCAGGGTCGAAATTATTGTCATCAATACTGACATCAATGCCAATTAA
- a CDS encoding glucokinase: MGLILAVDIGGTNSRFAAFEAGSQGQPVMKEKVWLSSTQAGSFGHLLQMLEQSEFPYSPQDFDIAVIALAGPVIRGVYCNVTNVDWDVDFSNGSAVYGFKDAVLINDFVAQAYACRTSAVQGCKVIHQVDISPVGTVGVIGAGTGLGHCALVPAPAIGFIPVPSEAGHITFPFETAEELDFCAFVKERRGISYCYGDEILTGKGLNVLHHYLTGEDLKPREVAAKMAEGGLTLEWYAKFTARCCRNYALSVCATGGLYISGGIIAKNPFVVDQPVFMEEFLRSSSMKDLLKRIPVFLNDNQDSGLYGAALRGLLHI; this comes from the coding sequence ATGGGATTGATTCTTGCGGTTGATATCGGTGGTACTAACAGCAGGTTTGCTGCATTTGAGGCGGGATCGCAAGGTCAGCCGGTTATGAAAGAAAAGGTCTGGCTTTCCAGTACGCAGGCCGGGAGTTTCGGGCATCTTTTGCAGATGCTGGAGCAAAGCGAATTTCCTTATTCTCCGCAGGATTTTGATATTGCAGTTATTGCGCTGGCCGGACCTGTCATCCGCGGGGTTTATTGTAATGTAACCAATGTTGACTGGGATGTGGATTTTTCAAATGGCAGCGCAGTCTACGGGTTTAAAGATGCAGTGCTTATCAATGATTTTGTTGCGCAGGCGTATGCCTGCCGGACCTCAGCTGTTCAGGGATGCAAAGTTATTCATCAGGTGGATATTTCTCCTGTGGGAACGGTCGGGGTCATCGGTGCCGGGACCGGGCTTGGGCATTGCGCATTGGTTCCGGCCCCTGCGATTGGTTTTATTCCTGTGCCGTCGGAGGCTGGCCATATTACTTTCCCTTTTGAAACAGCCGAGGAGCTTGATTTTTGTGCTTTCGTGAAAGAACGCAGAGGTATTTCCTATTGTTATGGCGATGAAATTCTGACCGGAAAGGGGCTTAATGTGTTGCATCATTACCTTACCGGAGAGGATCTGAAGCCGCGTGAAGTTGCGGCAAAGATGGCAGAGGGTGGTCTGACTCTGGAATGGTATGCAAAGTTTACAGCAAGATGCTGTAGAAATTACGCTCTTAGCGTTTGTGCAACCGGAGGACTTTATATCTCCGGCGGTATTATCGCCAAGAATCCTTTTGTTGTTGATCAGCCTGTTTTTATGGAGGAATTTCTACGCTCAAGTTCAATGAAAGATTTGCTTAAAAGAATTCCGGTATTTTTAAATGACAATCAGGATAGCGGGCTTTACGGGGCGGCCCTTAGAGGTCTGCTTCATATCTAA
- a CDS encoding deoxyguanosinetriphosphate triphosphohydrolase: protein MVPWLMTHKYKENNKMQWEKLLSKQRIGKDKTDSIDHDRSDFQRDFDRIIFSSAFRRLQDKTQVFPLSKSDYVRTRLTHSLETSSVGRSLGFMVGGKLIKKHGLDLMPAEAGTIVATACLAHDIGNPPFGHSGEDVIRDWFQNSEIGMELCAKVDKRQRNDFLWFEGNAQGLRNILALQRPYSKGGMQLTCATLAAFTKYPYVSEHIQNKKKFGIFASEADIYAEVADHLGLILLGTNKWGRHPFAYLVEAADDICYHVVDIEDGHRLNLISFDELRTIFLDLLDNKEDIIKRVENIPGKKEQVEYLRACTINALVTSSCDVFFEHENEILAAVFKSSLTEEIGKAEEFSRLKKVAIEKVYNSTEVIETEAAAYEVLWKILDFLGQIVIEFHVKGELGAKCQKSIKLLPELYAPSSDATVYDNTQKIVDYVSGMTDTFAVRTFNRISGISLLRR from the coding sequence ATGGTTCCTTGGCTGATGACTCATAAATATAAGGAAAATAATAAAATGCAATGGGAAAAATTGCTAAGCAAGCAACGAATTGGAAAAGATAAAACTGATTCCATTGATCATGATCGCAGCGATTTTCAGCGTGACTTTGACCGTATAATTTTTTCATCTGCTTTCAGGCGGTTACAGGATAAAACTCAAGTTTTCCCGCTTTCCAAAAGTGACTATGTGCGTACTCGGTTGACTCATAGTCTGGAGACTTCATCTGTCGGGCGTTCACTTGGTTTTATGGTGGGCGGTAAACTTATCAAAAAGCATGGACTGGATTTAATGCCTGCTGAAGCGGGAACAATTGTGGCAACAGCCTGTCTGGCCCATGATATAGGCAATCCTCCCTTTGGCCATTCCGGTGAGGATGTTATCAGGGACTGGTTTCAGAACTCAGAGATAGGGATGGAATTGTGTGCAAAGGTCGACAAGCGGCAGCGCAACGATTTTCTCTGGTTTGAAGGTAACGCGCAGGGACTTCGCAATATTCTTGCTTTGCAGCGTCCGTACAGTAAGGGCGGCATGCAGCTTACTTGTGCCACGCTGGCTGCTTTTACTAAGTATCCATACGTTTCAGAACATATTCAAAATAAGAAAAAGTTCGGAATTTTTGCCAGCGAGGCAGATATATACGCCGAAGTTGCGGACCATCTCGGGCTTATTTTGCTTGGCACAAATAAATGGGGACGTCATCCATTTGCTTACTTGGTCGAGGCTGCTGATGACATTTGCTACCATGTCGTGGATATCGAGGACGGCCATAGGTTGAATCTGATTTCGTTCGATGAATTGCGCACGATCTTTTTGGATCTACTTGATAATAAAGAAGATATCATCAAGCGCGTTGAAAATATCCCGGGTAAAAAGGAACAGGTTGAATACCTGCGGGCCTGCACGATTAATGCTTTGGTGACCAGCTCGTGTGATGTTTTTTTTGAGCACGAAAACGAAATTCTGGCAGCTGTTTTCAAATCTAGCCTGACAGAAGAAATAGGCAAGGCTGAAGAGTTCAGCAGGCTGAAGAAAGTTGCCATCGAGAAAGTCTACAATTCAACCGAGGTAATTGAGACAGAAGCCGCAGCATATGAAGTGCTCTGGAAAATTCTGGATTTTCTAGGCCAAATTGTAATCGAGTTTCATGTCAAAGGGGAACTCGGGGCAAAGTGCCAAAAATCCATCAAATTACTACCTGAGCTTTATGCACCATCAAGCGATGCAACTGTATACGATAATACCCAGAAGATAGTCGATTACGTCTCGGGGATGACTGATACCTTTGCCGTCAGAACATTCAACAGAATATCCGGTATATCACTTTTGAGAAGGTAG
- a CDS encoding phage regulatory CII family protein: MNIESITKVTQDIVLEGNKPAKEVAQTIGKPYSTLLREINPFDDNAKLGAGTLMDILKATNEVRPLEYIAQCIGYTLKPRVN, encoded by the coding sequence ATGAATATTGAATCAATCACAAAAGTGACCCAGGACATCGTGCTGGAAGGCAATAAGCCTGCCAAAGAAGTTGCACAGACTATCGGGAAACCATATTCCACCCTGCTCAGAGAAATTAATCCTTTTGACGACAATGCCAAACTGGGTGCTGGAACTCTTATGGATATTCTCAAAGCAACAAACGAAGTACGCCCTCTTGAATATATTGCCCAATGCATTGGCTACACTCTCAAACCCAGAGTTAATTAG